One region of Thermoleophilia bacterium genomic DNA includes:
- a CDS encoding OFA family MFS transporter produces the protein MAHDKAQYFAVRRWVTLVASTIPAVCCGFYYAWSVVVRPLMDMHGWTSAEVSLAFTLVVAMPVVMTLVAGKLLKFFRPPTLLLVSGVILGCGTGLLGSADSLPLFYLFAFIAGVGGMAYPGSTMSNLLRFFPDHRGLASGVLTGGFGLGAVIWGPVTVWMLDLIGIRWTFRVLGMLFAVVIALCSRFVTVAPDGYLPPGREHSAQGKVSSSREGAQAVDGITWRAMLGTLDFWLLAAAFVLGLISGLMVTSHASPIAQQMLGISPQAAGVFVSYLAVGMVIGKVGWGALSDRVGRLPVLVAILALAVGAMLLLWRGGGYAGVVTGVFVVGICYGGFLALVSPLTLETFGPRDFNFNYGIMYLTVGVAAYVGPRLAATVAQANSGDYEQAFMVAAVLAGIGLGLALAYIGLRWRKTCRSLNYRSLD, from the coding sequence TTGGCGCACGACAAGGCCCAGTATTTTGCTGTCCGGCGCTGGGTCACTCTAGTAGCCTCTACCATTCCTGCCGTCTGTTGCGGGTTCTACTACGCTTGGAGTGTTGTCGTCCGTCCTCTTATGGACATGCACGGCTGGACGTCGGCGGAGGTATCACTCGCCTTTACTCTGGTCGTGGCTATGCCTGTGGTAATGACGCTTGTGGCAGGGAAGCTCCTCAAGTTTTTTAGGCCACCCACTCTGCTCTTGGTGAGTGGTGTAATTCTTGGTTGTGGGACTGGGCTCCTGGGGTCTGCCGACTCGCTGCCCCTTTTCTATCTGTTTGCCTTCATTGCTGGAGTTGGGGGTATGGCCTACCCGGGGAGCACAATGAGCAATCTGCTGCGCTTTTTCCCTGATCACCGCGGTCTCGCTTCGGGGGTCCTTACCGGCGGCTTCGGACTAGGGGCGGTTATTTGGGGGCCGGTCACGGTATGGATGCTAGACCTTATCGGCATAAGGTGGACTTTCCGCGTTCTGGGGATGCTATTTGCCGTAGTCATCGCTTTATGTTCACGCTTTGTCACCGTTGCTCCCGACGGGTATCTTCCTCCAGGGCGGGAGCATAGCGCCCAGGGCAAGGTCTCGAGTTCCCGCGAGGGGGCGCAAGCGGTAGATGGGATCACTTGGAGGGCCATGCTTGGAACCCTTGACTTCTGGCTGCTAGCTGCCGCTTTTGTCTTGGGTCTGATTTCGGGGCTCATGGTCACTAGCCACGCCTCACCTATCGCTCAACAGATGCTGGGGATATCTCCGCAAGCAGCTGGTGTGTTTGTGAGCTACCTCGCCGTAGGCATGGTCATCGGCAAGGTGGGCTGGGGCGCACTTTCTGATCGCGTAGGGCGATTGCCGGTTCTGGTCGCCATCTTGGCGCTGGCCGTGGGCGCCATGTTACTCCTGTGGCGAGGCGGTGGATACGCAGGTGTGGTCACCGGCGTATTTGTAGTGGGTATCTGCTACGGGGGCTTCCTGGCGCTTGTAAGTCCTCTAACGCTTGAGACCTTTGGTCCGAGGGATTTTAACTTCAACTACGGCATTATGTATCTGACGGTGGGTGTTGCCGCGTATGTGGGTCCACGTCTTGCCGCAACAGTAGCTCAGGCTAACAGCGGCGACTATGAGCAGGCTTTCATGGTAGCAGCGGTTCTTGCCGGTATCGGGTTGGGGCTCGCGCTGGCCTACATCGGTTTAAGGTGGCGAAAGACCTGTCGGTCCCTGAACTATCGGTCTTTGGACTGA